In Blastocatellia bacterium, the following are encoded in one genomic region:
- the rsmG gene encoding 16S rRNA (guanine(527)-N(7))-methyltransferase RsmG: MSNRAPQGGIEEFVTALTSALADYQIDGVSEAQQAQLVAHYRMMLAWNRRTNLTRITGPDEAARLHYADSLAGGRFVGAAQTLLDIGSGAGFPAIPLAVLRPDLRVTALEANQKKSLFLAEARDALGLANVDIKTARVESFDLSAFDLLTSRALDRAEEILPKVAERMSARQRFMLYCATELLDKLTARLAADFTIQAHAIPQSAARRVAIFARRSA, translated from the coding sequence ATGAGCAACCGCGCGCCGCAAGGCGGCATTGAGGAATTTGTAACGGCGCTTACATCGGCCTTGGCCGATTACCAGATCGACGGCGTGAGCGAGGCGCAGCAAGCGCAGCTCGTCGCGCATTACCGCATGATGCTGGCGTGGAACCGGCGCACCAACCTGACACGGATTACCGGACCTGACGAAGCCGCGCGCTTGCATTACGCCGACTCGCTTGCGGGCGGGCGCTTCGTTGGCGCGGCGCAAACCCTGCTCGACATCGGCAGCGGCGCCGGCTTCCCGGCCATCCCGCTCGCCGTCCTGCGTCCCGACCTGCGAGTCACCGCGCTTGAAGCGAACCAGAAGAAATCGCTCTTCCTCGCCGAAGCCCGCGATGCGCTCGGCCTTGCCAACGTTGACATCAAGACGGCGCGCGTCGAGTCGTTTGACCTCTCGGCTTTCGACCTGCTGACCAGCCGCGCGCTCGACCGCGCCGAAGAAATCTTGCCGAAGGTCGCCGAGCGCATGAGCGCGCGGCAACGCTTTATGCTCTACTGCGCGACCGAGTTGCTCGACAAGCTGACGGCGCGGCTGGCCGCAGACTTCACGATACAAGCGCACGCCATCCCGCAGAGCGCGGCGCGGCGGGTGGCGATCTTTGCGCGCCGCTCGGCGTGA
- the serS gene encoding serine--tRNA ligase: MLDLRLIREQPEQIQRALAEKGGGQLIPEIVERDAERRRLVKEADDLKAERNVASEAIGRAKRRGEDAAAEQARMREVGERIKALDVELKRLDTALAELLEQVPNVPHDSVPRGKGDDENVEVRRWGTPRAFDFAVKPHEQLGEALGLLDLERATRMAKSRFSILWGAAARLERALGLFMLDLHTREHGYTELWLPHLVSGETMLRTGQLPKFEEQLFKTVEADEQRLLYLIPTAEVPLTALHSGEVLPESTLPRRYTAFTPCYRREAGTYGKDMKGMFRQHQFDKVELVKITRPEDSFDELEKLTGDAETVLERLGLAYRRVALATGDMGFSAAKTYDLEVWLPSQNTYREISSCSNCTDFQARRAQIRFRREQKAKVEFAHTLNGSGLAIGRLWLALLENYQQADGSVMIPEALRDYVGLERIAAAG, encoded by the coding sequence GTGCTGGATCTGCGTCTCATTCGCGAGCAGCCCGAGCAGATCCAGCGCGCGCTGGCCGAGAAGGGCGGTGGCCAGCTCATCCCGGAGATCGTCGAGCGCGACGCCGAGCGCCGCCGGCTCGTCAAGGAAGCCGATGACCTGAAAGCCGAGCGCAACGTGGCGTCCGAGGCGATCGGCCGGGCCAAGCGGCGCGGCGAGGACGCCGCCGCCGAGCAGGCGCGGATGCGCGAGGTCGGTGAGCGCATCAAGGCGCTCGACGTCGAGCTGAAGCGCCTCGATACGGCCCTCGCCGAGCTGCTCGAGCAGGTGCCCAACGTTCCGCATGACTCCGTGCCGCGCGGCAAGGGCGACGACGAGAACGTCGAGGTCCGTCGCTGGGGCACCCCGCGGGCGTTCGACTTTGCGGTCAAGCCTCACGAACAGCTCGGCGAGGCGCTCGGACTCCTGGACCTCGAGCGTGCGACGCGGATGGCCAAGTCCCGGTTCTCCATCCTCTGGGGCGCCGCCGCGCGTCTCGAGCGAGCGCTGGGGCTGTTCATGCTCGACCTCCACACGCGAGAGCACGGCTACACGGAGCTCTGGCTGCCACACCTGGTGAGCGGGGAGACGATGCTCCGCACCGGCCAGCTGCCGAAGTTCGAGGAACAGCTGTTCAAGACGGTTGAAGCCGACGAGCAGCGCCTGCTCTACCTCATCCCGACCGCGGAGGTGCCGCTGACGGCGCTCCACAGCGGTGAGGTGCTGCCGGAGAGCACGCTTCCGCGGCGCTACACCGCCTTCACGCCGTGCTACCGGCGGGAAGCGGGCACGTACGGCAAGGACATGAAAGGCATGTTCCGCCAGCACCAGTTCGACAAGGTCGAGCTGGTGAAGATCACGCGCCCCGAAGATTCCTTCGATGAGCTGGAGAAGCTGACCGGTGACGCTGAAACGGTGCTTGAGCGGTTGGGCCTCGCGTACCGTCGGGTGGCGCTGGCGACCGGCGACATGGGATTCTCGGCGGCCAAGACCTACGATCTGGAAGTGTGGCTGCCATCACAGAACACCTACCGTGAGATTTCTTCTTGCTCGAACTGCACGGACTTTCAAGCGCGGCGCGCGCAGATTCGCTTTCGCCGCGAGCAGAAGGCGAAGGTTGAGTTCGCGCATACGCTCAACGGCTCGGGACTGGCCATCGGTCGTTTGTGGTTGGCGTTACTTGAGAACTATCAACAGGCGGATGGCAGCGTGATGATACCTGAAGCCTTGCGTGATTATGTCGGGCTTGAGCGGATCGCGGCAGCGGGGTGA